Part of the Oncorhynchus keta strain PuntledgeMale-10-30-2019 chromosome 31, Oket_V2, whole genome shotgun sequence genome, GTATAATAAAATGGAAGTTTAgataaaagtgctgaaaaaacCCTTTGATCTGCTTCCACAGCACCTGTGACCATGACCATTGTGAAAGTCGTTGGAGCCCAGCCAATACTGAATGAGAGATTCTCTCTGACCTGTGGCACCGCTGGAACGGTTTACTCCATTCAGTGGATGAGGAACGGCTGGCCTTTGTATGCTGACAACAGAACAGATTTCTCTATGAACAACAATACACTGACATTCGACTCATTACAGGATTCTGACAACGGAGACTATCAGTGTTCTGCCTCCAACCCCCTCAGCAACATGACCAGCCCAGAATACAGACTGATGGTCAACTGTGAGTAGTTATTAACAAGTTCAACTTTGACCCCATGGCCTGAGGTGGAATCTTTTGAACTTCCTTTATGCATATTGTAGTAAAGTCAATGTGATGGTTTGTATCCCACCTCTTATGAAATCTGACATatgatggcgtagcagtaagtcgtcctgtcgtcctgtcccctgtatatatcgcGTCTTTTtcgtttttttacatatttttcttcgcatacctCTTTAAATACATTTAGCTAAATCTAAgtttccaaatactctcctgcaacccgcctcacccaatgtagctattttttcCTAAAGCATTTATATTTACTTGGAACcgaaacccctcaactgaagctagccagctaatccaccagctatgctagcggtgttcagctaaccggtcatcagctaacctttagcctggaaagctctcgccagttcgaacaacgcgactctaaccagagcgtAACTGAactatttatttttcatccccggattcccaccgcaaactgaacatttttcagctggatcttcacaactagctatctagctaaactgcAACCCCGGATGGTTacccctggctagcgtttccacccacttagcttgaagctagcccgggcAGAGCACCTGTAGCACACCCCTGCTACCCTGTCTAGctcgggcctacgaactgttagcttgttagcacagacCTGCTAACCGTCTGTATCGCCGCGTCCCAAATACtctctggacccatatttactttctatctctttttgatttttaaattgtttataccttccggaaacctgcctcacccattgtgatacggattcgctattattttaaattttttagaacacactcaagaacctccagacgctaaccagctaactagctacaagctatttagtcattgttagttttttaacctggataacactcgccagtccagcttccctgcccatccaccgctgccccctggacagtgatctcttggctacatagctgatgcacgctggactgtccattaatcacggtactccattctgcttgtttgttttatctgtcggccccgttgcctagtcaacgccattttacctgctgtttgttgtgctagctgactagctgttgctgtctcacctactgttttagctagctttcccaattcaacacctgtgattactgtatgcctcgctgtatgtctctctcaaatgtcaatatgccttgtatactgttgttcaggttagtgatcattgttttagttcacaatggagcccctagttccactcttcatacccctgttacctctgtcccacctcccacacatgcggtgacctcacccattacaaccagcatgtccagagatacaacctctctcatcatcacccagtgcctgggcttacctctgctgtacccgcaccccaccatacccctgtctgcgcattatgccctgaatatattctaccatgcccagaaacctgctcctcttattctctgtccccaacgctctaggcgaccagttttgatagccttcagccgcaccctcatactacttcTTCTCtgctccgcgggtgatgtggaggtaatcccaggccctgcatgtccccaggcaccctcatttgttgacttctgtgatcgaaaaagacttggtttcatgcatgtcaatatcagaagcctcctccctaagtttgttttactcactgctttagcacactctgctaaccctgatgtccttgccgtgtctgaatcctggctcaggaaggccaccaaaaattccgagatttccatacccaactataacatcttccgtcaagatagaactgccaaagggggaggagttgcagtctactgcagagatagcctgcaaagtaatgtcatactttccaggtccatacccaaacagttcgaactactaattttgaaaattactctctccagaaataagtctctcactgttgccgcctgctaccgaccccctcagctcccagctgtgcctggacaccatttgtgaattgatcgcccccatctagcttcagagtttgttctgttaggtgacctaaactgggatatgcttaacaccccggcagtcctacaatctaagctagatgccctcaatctcacacaaatcatcaaggaacccaccaggtacaaccctaactccgtaaacaagggtaccctcatagacgtcatcctgaccaactggccctccaaatacacctccgctgtcttcaaccaggatctcagcgatcactgcctcattgcctgtatccgccacggagccgcagtcaaacgaccacccctcatcactgtcaaacgctccctaaaacacttctgtgagcaggcctttctaatcgacctggcccgggtatcatggaaggacattgacctcatcccgtcagttgaggatgcctggtcattctttaaaagtaacttcctcaccattttagacaagcatgctccgttcaaaaaatgcagaaccaagaacagatacagcccttggtacactccagacctgactgccctcgaccagcacaaaaacatcctgtggcggactgcaatagcatcgaatagtccccgcgatatgcaactgttcagggaagtcaggaaccaatacacgcagtcagtcaggaaagctaaggccagctacttcaggcagaagtttgcatcctgtagctccaactccaaaaagttttgggacactgtgaagtccatggagaacaagagcacctcctcccagctgcccactgcactgaggctaggtaacacggtcaccaccgataaatccatgattatcgaaaacttcaataagcatttctcaacggctggccatgccttccgcctggctactccaacctcggccaacagctccgccccccccgcagctcctcgcccaagcctctccaggttctcctttacccaaatccagatagcagatgttctgaaagagctgcaaaacctggacccgtacaaatcagctgggcttgacaatctggaccctctatttctgaaactatccgccgccattgtcgcaacccctattaccagcctgttcaacctctctttcatatcgtctgagatccccaaggattgaaagctgccgcagtcatccccctcttcaaaggggagacaccctggacccaaactgttacagacctatatccatcctgccctgcctatctaaggtcttcgaaagccaagtcaacaaacaggtcactgaccatctcgaatcccaccgtaccttctccgctgtgcaatctggtttccgagccggtcaatgggtgcacctcagccacactcaaggtactaaacgatatcataaccgccatcgataaaagacagtactgtgcagccgtcttcatcgaccttgccaaggccttcgactctgtcaatcaccatattcttatcggcagactcagtaccctcggtttttcggatgactgccttgcctggttcaccaattactttgcagacagagttcagtgtgtcaaatcggagggcatgctgtccggtcctctggcagtctctatgggggtgccacagggttcaattctcgggccgactcttttctctgtgtatatcaatgatgttgctcttgctgcgggcgattccctgatccacctctacgcagacgacaccattctatatactttcggcccgtcattggaaactgtgctatctaacctccaaacgagcttcaatgccatacaacactccttccgtggcctccaactgctcttaaacgctagtaaaaccaaatgcatgcttttcaaccgatcgctgcctgcacccgcatgcccgactagcatcaccaccatggatggttccgaccttgaatatgtggacatctataagtacctaggtgtctggctcgactgcaaactctccttccagactcatatcaaacatctccaatcgaaaatcaaatcaagagtcggctttctattccgcaacaaagcctccttcactcacgccgccaagcttaccctagtaaaactgactatcctaccgatcctcgacttcggcgatgtcatctacaaaattgcttccaacactctactcagcaaactggatgcagtctatcacagtgccatccgttttgtcactaaagcaccttataccacccaccactgcgacttgtatgctctagtcggctggccctcgctacatattcgtcgccagacccactggctccaggtcatctacaagtccatgctaggtaaagctccgccttatctcagttcactggtcacgatggcaacacccatccgaagcacgcgctccagcaggtgtatctctctgatcatccctaaagccaacacctcatttggccgcctttcgttccagtactctgctgcctgtgactggaacgaattgcaaaaatcgctgaagttggagacttttatctccctcaccaacttcaaacatcagctatctgagcagctaaccgatcgctgctgctgtacatagtctattggtaaatagcccacccattttcacctacctcatttccatactgtttttatactgtttttatttatttacttttctgctcttttgcacaccaatatctctacctgtacatgaccatctgatcatttatcactccagtgctaatctgcaaaattgtaattattcgcctacctcatgccttttgcacacattgtatatagactcccccttttctactgtgttattgacttgttaattgtttactccatgtgtaactctgtgttgttgtctgttcatactgctatgctttatcttggccaggtcgcagttgcaaatgagaacttgttctcaactagcctacctggttaaataaaggtgaaataaaaaataaacaaaataaaaaaataaaaaaatatatatgttgatGATGTTTGACCTTCTGGCCAATGACAGATGTTGGGTTTAACGCACATTTGTCAAACCCATTCCACAGAAGGCTGGGTGTCAGCTGGTTTTGCAAACCTAACTTGAACTTGATTTACATATTAACGTGCCTTATTAGTAAGGAAATCCCCAAATCTGGCTGTCTCGGTCTCAATTGAAAGGGAAAaacaaaaaccagcagacactagtTCCTCCTTGGAGTGAacttgacacccctggtctaacTGATTGTCTATTGTATCATAGATGGACCGGAGATGCCTATAATAACAGGACCAGCATTAGGAGGAACAGGACACAGCGTGACCTTCAACTGCTCAGcttcctctcagcctctcagccagTTCAGCTGGTTCTTCAATGGATCCCAGGTGGCGACAGGCTCAGTGTATGAGATGGGCCATCTGACTTTAGCCAGTCATGGGGAATACACCTGTGTGGCCTTCAACAACATCACTTGCAGAAACAGCACTGTCTCCAAGATGCTCACTGTTGTTGGTGAGTCAGTAACTGCTGCTTAAAATCAAGAGACTAAAAGTTTTTTTACTTTGTGTACATTTGTTTTCAGATACAGTATATGTGCTGTTGAATCTACAGTATAATAAAATGGAAGTTTAGACAAAAGTGCTGAAAAACCCTTTGATCTGCTTCCACAGCACCTGTGACCATGACCATGGTGAAAGTCATTGGAGCCCAGCCAATCCTGAATGAGAGATTCTCTCTGACCTGTGGCACCGCTGGAACGGTTTACTCCATTCACTGGATGAGGAACGGCTGGCCTCTGTATGCTGACAACAGAACAGACTTCTCTATGAACAACAATACACTGACATTCAACTCATTACAGCATTCTGACAATGGAGACTATCAGTGTTCTGCCTCCAACCCCGTCAGCAACATGACCAGCACAGAATACAGACTGATGGTCAACTGTGAGTAGTTATTAACAAGTTCAACTTTGACCCCATGGCCTTCGGTGGAATCTTTTTGAACTTCCTTTATTAATATTGTAGTAAAGTCAACGTGATGGTTTGGATCCCACCTCTTATACCATCTGACATTTGTTCATGACGTTTGACCTTCTGGCCAATGACAGATTTTGGGTTTAacgcacgtgtcaaactcattccacagaagGCTGGGTGTCAGCTGGTTTTTCGATCCTCCCTTGGACTTGATTGATGTATTAAGGTCCCTTACTAGTaagaaaatccccaaatctgGCTGTCTCGGTCTCAATTCaaaggaaaaaaaacaaaaaccagcagacaccAGATACTCCGTGGAATTAATTTGACACACTTGGTCTAACTGATTGCCTTTTGTATCAAAGATGGACCGGAGTTGCCTATAATAACAGGACCAGCATTAGGAGAAACAGGACACAGCGTGACCTTCAACTGCTCAGcttcctctcagcctctcagccagTTCAGCTGGTTCTTCAATGGATCCCAGGTGGCGACAGGCTCAGTGTATGAGACGGGCCCACTGACCTTAGCCTGTCATGGGGAATACACCTGTGTGGCCTTCAACAATGTCACTTGCAGAAACAGCACTGTCTCCAAGATGCTCACTGTTGTTGGTGAGTCAGTAACTGCTACTTAAAATCAAGAGACTAAAAGTTTTTACTTTGTTTAATTTTGATTTTAGATACAGTATACGTGCTGTTGAACCTACAGTATAATAAGATGGAAGTTTAgataaaagtgctgaaaaacCCTTTGATCTGCTTCCACAGCACCTGTGACCATGACCATGGTGAAAGTCATTGGAGCCCAGCCAATACTGAATGAGAGATTCTCTCTGACCTGTGGCACCGCTGGAACGGTTTACTCCATTCAGTGGATGAGGAACGGCTGGCCTCTGTATGCTGACAACAGAACAGATTTCTCTATGAACAACAATATACTGACATTCGACTCATTACAGAATTCTGACAACGGAGACTATCAGTGTTCTGCCTCCAACCCCCTCAGCAACATCACCAGCCCAGAATACAGACTGATCGTCAACTGTGAGTACTTATTAACAAGTTCAACTTTGACCCCATGGCCTGAGGTGGAATCTTTTGAACTTCCTTTATGCATATTGTAGTAAAGTCAATGTGATGGTTTGTATCCCACCTCTTATAAAATCTGACATATGTTGATGATGTTTGACCTTCTTGCCAATGACAGATGTTGGGTTTAATGCACATTTGTCAAACCCATTCCACAGAAGGCTGGGTGTCAGCTGGTTTTTCAAACCTAACTTGAACTTGATTTACATATTAACGTCCCTTactagtaaggaactccccaaaTCTGGCTGTCTCGGTCtcaattgaaaggaaaaaacaaaaaccagcagacactagtTCCTCCTTGGAGTGAacttgacacccctggtctaacTGATTGTCTTTTGTATCATAGATGGACCGGAGATGCCTATAATAACAGGACCAGCATTAGGAGGAACAGGACACAGCGTGACCTTCAACTGCTCAGCtttctctcagcctctcagccagTTCAGCTGGTTCTTCAATGGATCCCAGGTGGCgactggctcagtgtatgagACGGGCCCACTGACCTTAGCCTGTCATGGGGAATACACCTGTGTGGCCTTCAACAACATCACTTGCAGAAACATCACTGTCTCCAAGATGCTCACTATTGTTGGTGAGTCAGTAACTGCCACTTAAAAATCAAGAGACTAAAAGTTTACTTACTTCGTTTTAATTTGGTTTTAGATACAGTATACGTGCTGTTGAACCTACAGTATAATAAGATGGAAGTTTAgataaaagtgctgaaaaacCCTTTGATCTGCTTCCACAGCACCTGTGCCCATGACCATGGTGAAAGTAAATGGAGCCCAGCCAATACTGAATGAGAGATTCTCTCTGACCTGTGGCACCGCTGGAACGGTTTACTCCATTCAGTGGATGAGGAACGGCTGGCCTCTGTATGCTGACGACAGAACAGATTTCTCTATGAACAACAATACACTGACATTCAACTCATTACAGCATTCTGACAACGGAGACTATCAGTGTTCTGCCTCCAACCCCCTCAGCAACATGACCAGCCCAGAATACAGACTGATCGTCAACTGTGAGTACTTATTAACAAGTTCAACTTTGACCCCATGGCCTGAGGTGGAATCTTTTTGAACTTCCTTTATGCATATTGTAGTAAAGTCAATGTGATGGTTTGTATCCCACCTCTTATAAAATCTGACATATGTTGATGATGTTTGACCTTCTGGCCAATGACAGATGTTGGGTTTAACGCACATTTGTCAAACCCATTCCACAGAAGGCTGGGTGTCAGCTGGTTTTTCAAACCTAACTTGAACTTGATTTACATATTAACGTCCCTTactagtaaggaactccccaaaTCTGGCTGTCTCGGTCtcaattgaaaggaaaaaaaaaaaccagcagacactagtTCCTCCTTGGAGTGAacttgacacccctggtctaacTGATTGTCTTTTATATCATAGATGGACCGGAGATGCCTATAATAACAGGACCAGCATTAGGAGGAACAGGACACAGCGTGACCTTCAACTGCTCAGcttcctctcagcctctcagccagTTCAGCTGGTTCTTCAATGGCTCCCAGGTGACTACAGGCTCAGTGTATGAGATGGGCCCACTGACCTTAGCCTGTCATGGGGAATACACCTGTGTGGCCTTCAACAACATCACTTGCAGAAACAGCACTGTCTCCAAGATGCTCACTGTTGTTGGTGAGTCAGTAACTGCTGCTTAAAATCAGGGACTAAAAGTTGATTTACTTGTGTTCTGTTGGTTTAATGAACAACATATGTGCTGTTGAACTTACAGGATAGTAAGATGGAAGTTGAgataaaagtgctgaaaaaaaCCTTTGATCTGCTTCCACAGCAACAGTGACCATGACCATGGTGAAAGTCATTGGAGCCCAGCCAATCCTGAATGAGAGATTCTCTCTGACCTGTGGCACCGCTGGAACGGTTTACTCCATTCAGTGGAAGAGGAACGGCTGGCCTCTGTATGCTGACAACAGAACAGACTTCTCTATGAACAACAATACACTGACATTCAACTCATTACAGCATTCTGACAATGGAGACTATCAGTGTTCTGCCTCCAACCCCGTCAGCAACATGACCAGCACAGAATACAGACTGATGGTCAACTGTGAGTAGTTATTAACAAGTTCAACTTTGACCCCATGGCCTTCGGTGGAATCTTTTTGAACTTCCTTTATTAATATTGTAGTAAAGTCAACGTGATGGTTTGGATCCCACCTCTTATACCATCTGACATTTGTTCATGACGTTTGACCTTCTGGCCAATGACAGATGTTGGGTTGAacgcacgtgtcaaactcattccacagaagGCTGAGTGTCAGCTGGTTTTTCGATCCTCCCTTGAACTTGATTGATGTATTAAGGTCCCTTACTAGTAAGAAACTCCTCAAACCTGGTTGTCTCGGTCTCAATTCAAAGGAAAAaaaaaaaccagcagacactagtTCCTCCTTGGAGTGAacttgacacccctggtctaacTGATTGTCTTTTGTATCATAGATGGACCGGAGATGCCTTTAATAACAGGACCAGCATTAGGAGGAACAGGACACAGCGTGACCTTCAACTGCTCAGcttcctctcagcctctcagccagTTCAGCTGGTTCTTCAATGGATCCCAGGTGGCGGTTGGCTCAGTGTATGAGATGGGCCCACTGACCTTAGCCTGTCATGGGGAATACACCTGTGTGGCCTTCAACAACATCACTTGCAGAAACAGCACTGTCTCCAAGATGCTCACTATTGTTGGTGAGTCAGTAACTGCCACTTAAAAATCAAGAGACTAAAAGTTTACTTACTTCGTTTTAATTTGGTTTTAGATACAGTATTCGTGCTGTTGAACCTACAGTATAATAAGATGGAAGTTTAgataaaagtgctgaaaaacCCTTTGATATGCTTCCACAGCACCTGTGACCATGACCATTGTGAAAGTAAATGGAGCCCAGCCAATACTGAATGAGAGATTCTCTCTGACCTGTGGCACCGCTGGAACGGTTTACTCCATTCAGTGGATGAGGAACGGCTGGCCTCTGTATGCTGACAACAGAACAGACTTCTCTATGAACAACAATACACTGACATTCAACTCATTACAGAATTCTGACAACGGAGACTATCAGTGTTCTGCCTCCAACCCCCTCAACAACATGACCAGCCCAGAATACAGACTGATGGTCAACTGTGAGTAGTTATTAACAAGTTCAACTTTGACCCCATGGCCTGAGGTGGAATCTTTTTGAACTTCCTTTATGCATATTGTAGTAAAGTCAATGTGATGGTTTGTATCCCACCTCTTATAAAATCTGACATATGTTGATGATGTTTGACCTTCTTGCCAATGACAGATGTTGGGTTTAATGCACATGTGTCAAACCCATTCCACAGAAGGCTGGGTGTCAGCTGGTTTTTCAAACCTAACTTGAACTTGATTTACATATTAACGTCCCttattagtaaggaactccccaaaTCTGGCTGTCTCGGTCtcaattgaaaggaaaaaacaaaaaccagcagacaccAGTTCCTCCTTGGAGTGAacttgacacccctggtctaacTGATTGTCTTTTGTATCATAGATGGACCGGAGATGCCTATAATAACAGGACCAGCATTAGGAGGAACAGGACACAGCGTGACCTTCAACTGCTCAGcttcctctcagcctctcagccagTTCAGCTGGTTCTTCAATGGCTCCCAGGTGGCgactggctcagtgtatgagACGGGCCCACTGACCTTAGCCTGTCATGGGGAATACACCTGTGTGGCCTTCAACAACATCAC contains:
- the LOC118371304 gene encoding hemicentin-1-like isoform X19; translation: MEYPLVGVLILVLLNFTTDVSGQVVVPSMNPLAVGSNVTLNLVPQSPINIGTWSYETTTIVLFYPGGSSVSTSYRGRVLFSSSELSISSLQLNDSGRYTVQGMEPVLNAVVTLSVQEPISNVTLRANATDLVELNDTAIFTCSVSSGTSLSYRWLNGSSEVTASDRVRLGGGTSTLTIVSVTRYDEGPFRCEVINGISNGTSQPIGLNVRYGPSNLTMMVVPEMTIGHTAYKTGSDITLSCSAQSKPAESYMWRFNGMFLNEQSPQLNLQNTKANQTGRYSCLAYNNVTIQFANINTMIKIVEPISAVSLNRDGKPPILDQSFTLRCEVTEPVDYIHWLMNGQLISLNNRTLFSTGNKTMVINPIQFSDNGEYLCEAFNAVSNLTSMTYKLVVNFGPERPAITTPDIAMTGHIVTFNCSASSQPLSQFSWFFNGSQVATGSVYETGPLTLASHGEYTCVAFNNITCRNSTVSKMLTVVAPVTMTIVKVVGAQPILNERFSLTCGTAGTVYSIQWMRNGWPLYADNRTDFSMNNNTLTFDSLQDSDNGDYQCSASNPLSNMTSPEYRLMVNYGPEMPIITGPALGGTGHSVTFNCSASSQPLSQFSWFFNGSQVATGSVYEMGHLTLASHGEYTCVAFNNITCRNSTVSKMLTVVAPVTMTMVKVIGAQPILNERFSLTCGTAGTVYSIHWMRNGWPLYADNRTDFSMNNNTLTFNSLQHSDNGDYQCSASNPVSNMTSTEYRLMVNYGPELPIITGPALGETGHSVTFNCSASSQPLSQFSWFFNGSQVATGSVYETGPLTLACHGEYTCVAFNNVTCRNSTVSKMLTVVAPVTMTMVKVIGAQPILNERFSLTCGTAGTVYSIQWMRNGWPLYADNRTDFSMNNNILTFDSLQNSDNGDYQCSASNPLSNITSPEYRLIVNYGPEMPIITGPALGGTGHSVTFNCSAFSQPLSQFSWFFNGSQVATGSVYETGPLTLACHGEYTCVAFNNITCRNITVSKMLTIVAPVPMTMVKVNGAQPILNERFSLTCGTAGTVYSIQWMRNGWPLYADDRTDFSMNNNTLTFNSLQHSDNGDYQCSASNPLSNMTSPEYRLIVNYGPEMPIITGPALGGTGHSVTFNCSASSQPLSQFSWFFNGSQVTTGSVYEMGPLTLACHGEYTCVAFNNITCRNSTVSKMLTVVATVTMTMVKVIGAQPILNERFSLTCGTAGTVYSIQWKRNGWPLYADNRTDFSMNNNTLTFNSLQHSDNGDYQCSASNPVSNMTSTEYRLMVNYGPEMPLITGPALGGTGHSVTFNCSASSQPLSQFSWFFNGSQVAVGSVYEMGPLTLACHGEYTCVAFNNITCRNSTVSKMLTIVAPVTMTIVKVNGAQPILNERFSLTCGTAGTVYSIQWMRNGWPLYADNRTDFSMNNNTLTFNSLQNSDNGDYQCSASNPLNNMTSPEYRLMVNYGPEMPIITGPALGGTGHSVTFNCSASSQPLSQFSWFFNGSQVATGSVYETGPLTLACHGEYTCVAFNNITCRNSTVSKMLTIVAPITSVSISTGGTQAIEGDSFTMTCNIVGDPSSIHWWKNLTLVHLDNRTHVSFNNRTLTFNPVQYSSYGEYQCMARNSVSNRTSNRYTLLVNYGPKQPVIAGAPIAETEQRVIFNCSASSQPLSQFSWFFNGSQVATGSEYEAGPLTLASHGEYTCVAFNNATGRNSTVSKMLTVIEAIKSVMVKRNKTPISSDNLTLTCDVTGRYDTIYWMKDNLSLVLNNTLNSDITISNNSLHFSPVKVSNDGNYQCVATNLLRPHTSPKYQLLVNYGPLSVNVSGPGLVVIGSVISVSLKCSADSRPTSEYRWKYNNQALPATGPLMAVGVSLKNAGIYTCVAKNSLTNISMSKTISLDVTGHSPAPQFQSRVGLMLMSLAALSLPLINH